A region of Streptomyces sp. NBC_01750 DNA encodes the following proteins:
- a CDS encoding SpoIIE family protein phosphatase: MSDDMPIEELTDSAGAGTGAGGWLGVLPVALVATGADGRIVRWDPVAQELLGYRAPEVVGRHVVELMHPGADRSLGRSLWEAAAAGHGVMGVVTAWHRDGHPLELEIWACPVPGGDRSPGVLVFAADAAGARRVRGASAVWDGLFARSPVGIAVFDTQLRFLQVNPALQAMNGVREAAHVGRRLAQVLPEVNTGEMEEVMRRVLASGEAVLDFRRIGRTPADPDRDLVWSCSFVRLEDAHGRPIGVTASIIDITAQEQAQAEAEAGRRRLALLNDASVRIGTTLELERTAQELAEVAVPDLADVVIVDVLETVAAGAAPGVGLVGGATLRRLGKAPLSGSPVADVLAPLGRTLSFPATAPYTQALVQRQPFLIAHLDNRAVAGAARHTDKPERLLQMGVHSFMMAPMLARGVVLGVASFCRVGTARPFDSADVALAGDLAARAAVCVDNARMYSREHDTAVILQRSMLPQHVTPPPGFEIAHRYLPASDVNEVGGDWYDVIALRDGKAALLIGDVMGHGTAAAAAMGRLSSSVRALARLDLPAVELLHHMEAALADLSDPLLATFLYAVCDPRTGICQVTRAGHPPPAVVAPDGTAHLLRLPAGVPLGVGGVEFTTTEVALAPGSLLVLYTDGLIEARGRDIDERLTELTQLLSGTTPLADLCDTLLSHLAPASADDDIALLIARIGTPDARQHGNVRATGATT; the protein is encoded by the coding sequence ATGAGTGATGACATGCCGATCGAGGAGCTGACCGACTCCGCTGGTGCGGGCACAGGTGCCGGCGGGTGGCTGGGTGTGCTGCCGGTGGCGCTGGTGGCAACCGGAGCCGACGGCCGGATCGTGCGGTGGGATCCGGTGGCGCAGGAGCTGCTGGGTTACCGGGCGCCGGAGGTCGTTGGCCGGCATGTGGTGGAGCTGATGCATCCGGGCGCTGACCGGAGCCTTGGCCGGTCTCTGTGGGAGGCGGCTGCCGCGGGGCACGGTGTGATGGGTGTGGTCACGGCGTGGCACCGGGATGGGCACCCGCTGGAGCTGGAGATCTGGGCATGTCCGGTCCCGGGCGGTGATCGCAGCCCTGGGGTGCTGGTTTTCGCGGCCGACGCCGCCGGTGCCCGCCGGGTGCGCGGGGCGTCGGCGGTGTGGGACGGGTTGTTCGCCCGCTCTCCGGTAGGGATCGCGGTGTTCGACACGCAGCTTCGGTTCTTGCAGGTCAACCCGGCCTTGCAAGCGATGAACGGGGTCCGGGAGGCGGCTCATGTGGGCCGTCGTCTGGCGCAGGTGCTGCCGGAGGTGAATACCGGGGAGATGGAGGAGGTGATGCGCCGGGTCCTGGCGAGCGGGGAGGCAGTGCTGGACTTCCGCCGCATCGGACGGACACCGGCCGACCCGGACCGCGACCTGGTGTGGTCGTGCTCGTTCGTCCGTCTGGAGGATGCCCACGGCCGGCCGATCGGGGTCACCGCGTCGATCATCGACATCACTGCCCAGGAGCAGGCCCAGGCAGAGGCGGAAGCCGGCCGCCGCAGGCTCGCTCTGCTGAACGACGCCAGCGTCCGGATCGGGACGACACTGGAGCTGGAACGCACCGCGCAGGAGCTGGCCGAAGTGGCGGTGCCGGACCTGGCCGACGTGGTCATCGTCGATGTGCTCGAAACAGTCGCCGCCGGAGCCGCACCCGGCGTCGGGCTGGTCGGTGGCGCCACGCTGCGCCGCCTGGGCAAGGCACCTCTCAGCGGCTCGCCGGTCGCCGATGTGCTGGCTCCGCTGGGCCGGACTCTGTCATTCCCGGCTACCGCCCCCTACACCCAGGCCCTCGTCCAGCGACAGCCCTTTCTGATCGCCCATTTGGACAACAGGGCGGTAGCGGGTGCGGCCCGCCACACCGACAAGCCCGAACGGCTGCTGCAGATGGGCGTGCACTCGTTCATGATGGCGCCCATGCTCGCCCGTGGCGTGGTGCTGGGCGTGGCGTCCTTCTGCCGCGTCGGCACGGCCAGACCCTTCGATTCCGCCGATGTCGCGCTGGCCGGCGACCTGGCCGCCCGTGCGGCGGTGTGCGTCGACAACGCCCGCATGTACAGCCGGGAGCATGACACCGCCGTGATCCTGCAACGCAGCATGCTGCCGCAGCATGTGACGCCGCCGCCGGGGTTCGAGATCGCCCACCGTTACCTGCCGGCCAGTGACGTCAACGAGGTCGGCGGCGACTGGTACGACGTCATCGCGCTCCGTGACGGGAAGGCCGCGTTGCTGATCGGGGACGTGATGGGCCACGGCACCGCCGCTGCAGCCGCCATGGGGCGGTTGTCCAGCTCCGTGCGGGCGCTGGCCCGTCTCGACCTTCCCGCCGTCGAGCTCCTGCACCACATGGAGGCCGCCCTTGCCGACCTCTCCGACCCCCTGCTTGCCACCTTCCTCTACGCCGTCTGCGACCCGCGCACGGGCATCTGCCAGGTCACTCGCGCCGGTCACCCGCCGCCCGCCGTCGTCGCCCCCGACGGCACCGCGCACCTGCTGCGACTGCCTGCGGGAGTACCGCTGGGCGTCGGAGGCGTCGAGTTCACCACTACCGAGGTGGCCCTGGCCCCGGGCAGCCTTCTCGTCCTGTACACCGACGGCCTCATCGAAGCCCGAGGCCGCGACATCGACGAGCGTCTGACCGAACTCACCCAGCTGCTCAGCGGCACCACACCGCTGGCCGACCTGTGCGACACCCTGCTCAGCCATCTCGCCCCCGCCTCCGCCGACGACGACATCGCCCTGCTCATCGCACGCATCGGCACCCCCGACGCCCGGCAACACGGGAATGTCAGGGCGACGGGGGCGACGACCTGA
- the sbnA gene encoding 2,3-diaminopropionate biosynthesis protein SbnA, whose amino-acid sequence MPVISVPYAFNEEELYVDLRSIFGRSLFLKCEGFNFAGSIKLKAATEMVETAERDGTLTPESILVESSSGNLGVALSMIAASKGYRFLCVTDSRCNLSTRLMMEALGSQVHIVAAHEANGGFLGARIDYVRALCASDSRYVWLSQYTNPSNWKAHYRRTAPEIARQFPALDVLFVGAGTTGTLMGCARYFRERQRPVHVVAVDSVGSVAFGGEPGRRMIPGLGMSIRPPLLDESYVDEVIRVEEADTIRTCHRLARHGFLFGGSTGTVVSGAMGWLAQHDTRELTAVALAPDLGDRYLDTIYQVNWLQDLYGKDVLNSEDSATGSWAASPASPTRQGQRPDLQTGDHGGNLRHRLQDRKT is encoded by the coding sequence GTGCCCGTCATATCCGTTCCCTACGCCTTCAATGAAGAGGAGCTCTATGTCGACCTTCGGTCGATCTTCGGACGCTCGCTCTTTCTGAAGTGTGAGGGCTTCAACTTCGCCGGCTCCATCAAGCTGAAGGCCGCGACCGAGATGGTGGAGACCGCCGAGCGGGATGGAACGCTGACGCCGGAATCGATCCTGGTCGAGTCCTCGTCCGGAAACCTCGGCGTGGCGCTGAGCATGATCGCCGCGAGCAAGGGCTACCGGTTTCTGTGCGTGACGGACTCACGCTGCAATCTGTCGACCAGGCTGATGATGGAGGCGCTGGGCAGCCAGGTGCACATCGTCGCCGCACACGAGGCGAACGGCGGCTTCCTCGGCGCCCGGATCGACTACGTCCGCGCGCTGTGCGCCTCCGACAGCCGGTACGTGTGGCTCAGCCAGTACACCAATCCGAGCAACTGGAAGGCGCACTACCGCAGGACAGCGCCGGAGATCGCCCGCCAGTTCCCCGCACTGGATGTGCTGTTCGTCGGAGCCGGCACCACCGGGACCCTGATGGGCTGCGCGCGCTACTTCCGGGAGCGGCAGCGGCCGGTGCATGTCGTCGCCGTGGACAGCGTCGGTTCGGTGGCCTTCGGCGGCGAGCCCGGCCGCCGGATGATCCCAGGCCTGGGCATGAGCATCCGTCCCCCGCTGCTCGACGAGTCCTATGTGGACGAGGTGATACGCGTCGAGGAGGCCGACACCATCCGCACCTGCCACCGTCTGGCCAGGCACGGATTCCTGTTCGGCGGCTCCACCGGCACGGTCGTCAGCGGCGCGATGGGCTGGCTCGCCCAGCACGACACGCGTGAACTCACCGCGGTGGCCCTTGCCCCGGACCTGGGCGATCGCTACCTCGACACCATCTACCAGGTCAACTGGCTGCAGGACCTCTACGGCAAGGATGTCCTCAACTCCGAGGATTCGGCCACCGGTTCCTGGGCGGCCTCCCCCGCGTCACCGACGCGGCAGGGCCAGCGGCCGGACCTGCAGACCGGCGACCACGGTGGCAACCTGCGCCATCGGCTCCAGGATCGTAAGACCTAG
- a CDS encoding helix-turn-helix domain-containing protein: MPDNEPGDSPNPQSRPTGGDIGRRVAQRREEIGLTREDVALRAGSAPGYLQYIEERAVTPGIGFLLRLANALETTVADLTGGGADLPPGAGRAGEHPELVEMTVEECREQLSTHGVGRVAVSTADGPAIIPVNYLVMDDMVAYRTAPDAVPAAAADTEVAFEVDHIDDALSQGWSVLAVGPAHVVTDPEAVRHLEEKAHTTPWAGGDRDLWVTITPSRLTGRRIHVRQTHAPSSDADPEASAS, from the coding sequence ATGCCGGACAATGAGCCAGGGGACTCGCCCAACCCGCAGTCCAGGCCGACAGGGGGCGATATCGGCCGACGGGTGGCACAGCGCCGTGAGGAGATCGGACTCACCCGTGAGGACGTCGCTCTGCGCGCAGGATCGGCACCCGGATACCTCCAGTACATCGAAGAACGGGCCGTCACACCCGGCATTGGCTTCCTGCTGCGTCTGGCCAACGCCCTCGAAACCACGGTGGCCGACCTGACCGGGGGCGGCGCGGATCTGCCACCGGGAGCCGGCCGGGCGGGGGAACACCCGGAGCTGGTGGAAATGACCGTCGAAGAGTGCCGTGAACAGTTGTCGACGCATGGCGTGGGCAGGGTGGCTGTCTCCACCGCGGACGGACCCGCCATTATTCCGGTCAACTACCTCGTCATGGACGACATGGTGGCGTACAGAACGGCCCCCGATGCCGTTCCCGCTGCCGCCGCGGACACCGAGGTCGCGTTCGAGGTGGACCACATCGACGATGCGCTGAGTCAGGGCTGGAGCGTTCTCGCGGTCGGCCCCGCACATGTCGTCACCGACCCCGAAGCCGTGCGCCATCTGGAGGAAAAGGCACACACCACCCCATGGGCGGGAGGTGACCGCGACCTGTGGGTGACCATCACGCCCAGCCGCCTCACGGGCCGCCGGATCCACGTCAGGCAGACCCATGCGCCTTCCTCGGACGCAGACCCGGAGGCTTCCGCGTCCTGA
- a CDS encoding galactose-binding domain-containing protein produces the protein MTRHPHRRRRQRPIAVLSLLLTVVAMVLGTAPSSSAESGWWTPAARPAPDSQINVTGEPFKGTDSQGQVRGFVDAHNHLMSNEAFGGRLICGKPFSELGVADALKDCPEHYPDGSLAIFDFITKGGDGKHDPNGWPTFKDWPAHDSLTHQQNYYAWVERTWRSGQRVLVNDLVTNGVICSVYFFKDRSCDEMTSIRLQAQKTYDMQAFIDKMYGGPGKGWFRIVTDSAQAREVIQQGKLAVVLGVETSEPFGCKQILDIAQCGKDDIDRGLDELHKLGVRSMFLCHKFDNALCGVRFDGGTLGTAINVGQFLSTGTFWKTEKCAGPQHDNPIGIAPAPEAEKKLPQGVQVPSYAADAQCNTRGLTELGEYAVRGMMKRKMMLEIDHMGVKAAGQAFDILESESYPGVISSHSWMDLNWTERVYRLGGFVAQYMHGAEGFSAEANRTKALRDKYNVGYGYGTDMNGVGGWPGPRGADTPNPVRYPFRSADGSAVIDRQTTGERTWDINTDGAAHYGLVPDWLEDIRIVGGKGVVDDLFRGAESYLDTWKASENHKAGVNLAAGSSASASSSEWSLFTSYAPDRAVDGNAGTRWASDWSDDQWLRIDLGAPNLIKRVTLDWERAYGKAYRIEVSTDGTNWQSVWSTTAGDGGLDTAQFAGTSARYVRVHGLERGTKWGYSLHEVGVYSS, from the coding sequence ATGACTCGACACCCGCACCGCAGACGAAGGCAAAGGCCCATCGCGGTTCTGTCGTTGCTTCTCACCGTGGTGGCCATGGTCCTCGGCACAGCGCCCAGTTCATCGGCCGAGTCCGGCTGGTGGACCCCGGCCGCACGACCCGCGCCCGACTCCCAGATCAATGTCACGGGCGAGCCCTTCAAGGGGACCGACTCCCAGGGCCAGGTACGGGGCTTCGTCGACGCGCACAACCACCTGATGTCCAACGAGGCCTTCGGCGGCCGGCTCATCTGCGGCAAGCCGTTCTCCGAACTGGGCGTCGCCGACGCGCTCAAGGACTGTCCCGAGCACTACCCCGACGGCTCGCTCGCGATCTTCGACTTCATCACCAAGGGCGGGGACGGCAAGCACGACCCCAACGGATGGCCGACGTTCAAGGACTGGCCGGCGCATGACTCACTGACCCACCAGCAGAACTACTACGCCTGGGTCGAACGGACCTGGCGCAGCGGCCAGCGGGTGCTCGTCAACGACCTCGTCACCAACGGCGTGATCTGCTCGGTCTACTTCTTCAAGGACCGCAGCTGCGACGAGATGACCTCCATCCGTCTGCAGGCACAGAAGACGTACGACATGCAGGCCTTCATAGACAAGATGTACGGCGGCCCCGGCAAGGGCTGGTTCAGGATCGTCACCGACTCCGCGCAGGCCCGCGAGGTCATCCAGCAGGGCAAGCTGGCCGTCGTTCTGGGGGTCGAGACCTCCGAGCCGTTCGGCTGCAAGCAGATCCTGGACATCGCGCAGTGCGGCAAGGACGACATCGACCGCGGTCTGGACGAGCTGCACAAGCTGGGCGTACGCAGCATGTTCCTGTGCCACAAGTTCGACAACGCCCTGTGCGGGGTCCGCTTCGACGGAGGCACCCTCGGCACCGCGATCAACGTCGGTCAGTTCCTGTCGACCGGTACCTTCTGGAAGACGGAGAAGTGCGCAGGCCCGCAGCACGACAACCCGATCGGCATCGCACCGGCGCCCGAGGCGGAGAAGAAACTCCCGCAGGGCGTGCAGGTCCCGTCGTACGCCGCGGACGCGCAGTGCAACACCCGCGGCCTCACCGAGCTCGGCGAATACGCCGTGCGCGGCATGATGAAACGCAAGATGATGCTGGAGATCGACCACATGGGCGTCAAGGCCGCGGGTCAGGCCTTCGACATCCTCGAGTCCGAGTCGTACCCCGGTGTGATCTCCTCGCACAGCTGGATGGACCTCAACTGGACCGAGCGGGTCTACCGTCTCGGCGGCTTCGTCGCCCAGTACATGCACGGCGCCGAGGGGTTCAGCGCGGAGGCGAATCGGACGAAGGCGCTGCGCGACAAGTACAACGTCGGCTATGGCTACGGCACTGACATGAACGGAGTCGGCGGCTGGCCGGGCCCCCGCGGCGCGGACACCCCGAACCCGGTTCGGTACCCGTTCCGCAGCGCCGACGGCAGCGCCGTCATCGACAGACAGACCACCGGCGAGCGCACCTGGGACATCAACACCGACGGCGCCGCGCACTACGGTCTGGTCCCGGACTGGCTGGAGGACATACGGATCGTCGGCGGCAAGGGTGTTGTGGACGACCTCTTCCGGGGCGCCGAGTCCTACCTCGACACCTGGAAGGCGTCCGAGAACCACAAGGCCGGGGTGAACCTTGCCGCAGGCTCGTCCGCCTCGGCCAGCTCGTCGGAGTGGAGCCTGTTCACGAGTTACGCACCCGACAGGGCCGTGGACGGCAACGCGGGCACCCGCTGGGCGAGCGACTGGAGTGACGACCAGTGGCTCCGGATCGACCTCGGGGCACCGAACCTGATCAAGCGCGTCACCCTCGACTGGGAGCGCGCCTACGGGAAGGCATACCGCATCGAGGTCTCCACCGACGGCACGAACTGGCAGTCTGTGTGGTCCACGACCGCCGGTGACGGCGGCCTGGACACGGCACAGTTCGCCGGCACGTCAGCCCGATACGTACGCGTCCACGGGCTGGAGCGCGGCACCAAATGGGGCTATTCCCTCCACGAAGTCGGCGTCTACAGCAGCTGA
- a CDS encoding VOC family protein, producing the protein MYVRRIVPNVQSEALEESSEFYSLLGFEEVMNHGWIMTLASTDNPAVQVSLMTSDKTAPVAPDMSIEVEDVDAAYAIMQTRGMEIVHPLTDEEWGVRRFFVRDPSGLVVNVLSHS; encoded by the coding sequence ATGTACGTTCGCCGGATCGTTCCCAATGTCCAGTCGGAAGCTCTTGAGGAGAGCTCGGAGTTCTACAGCCTTCTGGGGTTCGAGGAAGTCATGAACCACGGGTGGATCATGACGCTTGCCTCCACCGACAACCCAGCGGTCCAGGTGAGCCTGATGACCAGCGACAAGACGGCCCCCGTCGCGCCGGACATGAGCATCGAGGTCGAGGACGTGGACGCGGCCTACGCCATCATGCAGACGCGCGGTATGGAGATCGTCCACCCGCTCACCGACGAGGAGTGGGGAGTCCGCCGCTTCTTCGTCCGTGACCCGAGCGGCCTTGTGGTGAACGTCCTCAGCCACAGCTGA
- a CDS encoding TetR/AcrR family transcriptional regulator codes for MARMPSAERRRQLIEAAIRAMTRDGVSRTTTRSIAAEAGVSLSVFHYCFDSKQALLESVITAITDHYVTVVKEAIRPKATLRETIRAGFQAYWDHVSANPGEHMLTYELTQYALRQPGFDHLARRQYELYSDTYTELIEQLRRSMKFELRVPVPVLARYLAVMTDGLTLNFLVLGDDAAAADILDTIADQVVNLVRDDVRSSPPSP; via the coding sequence ATGGCACGGATGCCGTCGGCCGAGCGGCGCCGACAGCTGATCGAGGCAGCCATCCGCGCGATGACCCGCGACGGTGTCTCCAGGACGACGACCCGGTCCATCGCCGCGGAAGCGGGCGTCTCACTGAGCGTCTTCCACTACTGCTTCGACTCCAAGCAGGCCCTGCTCGAATCCGTCATCACGGCGATCACCGATCACTACGTCACGGTGGTGAAGGAAGCGATCCGGCCGAAGGCCACCCTTCGGGAGACCATCCGGGCGGGATTCCAGGCCTACTGGGACCATGTGTCCGCCAACCCGGGGGAGCACATGCTCACTTACGAACTCACGCAGTACGCCCTGCGCCAGCCGGGGTTCGACCATCTGGCACGACGGCAGTACGAGCTCTACTCCGACACCTACACCGAACTGATCGAACAGCTTCGTCGCAGCATGAAGTTCGAACTCCGCGTACCTGTCCCCGTGCTGGCCCGCTATCTGGCCGTCATGACCGACGGACTGACCCTGAACTTCCTCGTTCTCGGCGACGACGCAGCGGCGGCGGACATCCTCGACACGATCGCCGACCAGGTCGTCAACCTCGTCCGCGACGACGTCAGGTCGTCGCCCCCGTCGCCCTGA
- the sbnB gene encoding 2,3-diaminopropionate biosynthesis protein SbnB — protein MTTVRSTAAEPAATGHAPAPVPPFAVIPGVQVQRVLEGREKEIVELVEGTYRLHSAGDSVNPPSCFLRFPDRPSSRIIALPASVGGDVRVDGLKWISSFPENVPAGVPRASAVLILNDHDTGYPFACLESSIISATRTAASAAAAADCLSRSRPRPLRVGFFGAGLIARYIHTFLAGTGWTFDEIGVHDLSADSSAGFRTYLEQSGTAGRITVHDSPEQLIRLSDLVVFATVAGRPHISDLSWFTHNPLVLHISLRDLSPQILLASTNIVDDITHCQRAGTSTHLTEQLTGNRDFLHGTLDDVMAGRVTVPADRPAVFSPFGLGVLDLAVGKWVYDEVTRSGELQIIDNFFQELSRYG, from the coding sequence ATGACCACCGTCCGCTCCACCGCGGCGGAGCCCGCAGCCACCGGACACGCCCCCGCCCCTGTGCCACCGTTCGCGGTGATCCCCGGTGTCCAGGTCCAGCGTGTGCTGGAGGGGCGTGAGAAGGAGATCGTGGAGTTGGTCGAGGGCACCTACCGGCTGCACAGCGCCGGTGATTCGGTGAACCCGCCGTCCTGCTTCCTGCGGTTCCCCGACCGCCCCTCCTCCCGGATCATCGCGCTGCCCGCCTCGGTCGGCGGGGATGTGCGGGTGGACGGCCTCAAGTGGATCTCCAGCTTCCCGGAGAATGTGCCGGCCGGTGTCCCGCGGGCCTCGGCCGTGCTGATCCTCAACGACCATGACACCGGCTACCCGTTCGCCTGCCTGGAAAGCTCCATCATCAGCGCCACCAGGACAGCGGCGTCGGCCGCCGCGGCCGCCGACTGCCTCAGCCGGAGCCGGCCGCGGCCGTTGCGCGTCGGGTTCTTCGGGGCGGGCCTGATCGCCCGCTACATCCACACCTTCCTGGCCGGCACCGGCTGGACCTTCGACGAGATCGGCGTGCACGACCTGTCCGCCGACAGCTCGGCCGGCTTCCGTACCTACCTGGAGCAGTCGGGCACCGCCGGCCGGATCACCGTCCACGACAGCCCCGAGCAGCTGATCCGCCTCAGCGACCTGGTGGTCTTCGCCACCGTCGCCGGCCGGCCGCACATCAGCGACCTGTCGTGGTTCACACACAACCCACTGGTACTGCACATCTCGCTGCGCGACCTCTCCCCGCAGATCCTGCTGGCATCGACCAACATCGTCGACGACATCACGCACTGCCAGAGGGCCGGCACCTCGACCCATCTGACCGAGCAGCTCACCGGCAACCGGGACTTCCTGCACGGCACGCTGGACGACGTGATGGCCGGCCGGGTCACAGTGCCGGCAGACCGCCCCGCCGTGTTCTCACCCTTCGGCCTCGGCGTCCTCGACCTCGCCGTCGGCAAATGGGTCTACGACGAAGTGACCCGCTCCGGAGAACTGCAGATCATCGACAACTTCTTCCAAGAACTGAGCCGGTATGGATGA
- a CDS encoding universal stress protein, producing MELPLVVGVDGSESSLGAVDWAVDEAARHGTPLRLVHAFLWERYEGETPSYSLDRPSEQVLADNIVDTAEERVRRRNPDVKVSTEVLPEEAVTALLHEGYNAFAVVIGSRGRGDLAGLLLGSVSLAVAARAHCPVIVVRGDKAALSGTHKRILLGVGDLTAGSSAVGFAFREAEARGCTLDAVHAWRRPAHESAEQRLRASDAAKLHEMRAATLLDEALGRAAGDHPAVRVSRATVEGPARKVLLERSGDADLLIVGAERRQGHFGLQLGRLAHTALHHAACPVAVVPQRA from the coding sequence ATGGAGCTGCCCCTTGTCGTGGGCGTGGACGGATCGGAATCCAGCCTCGGGGCTGTGGACTGGGCGGTGGACGAGGCCGCACGCCATGGAACTCCCCTCCGGCTGGTGCACGCGTTCCTCTGGGAGCGTTACGAAGGTGAGACGCCTTCGTACAGCCTCGACCGCCCCTCCGAGCAGGTGCTCGCGGACAACATCGTCGATACCGCCGAGGAGCGCGTCCGTCGGCGCAACCCGGATGTGAAGGTGTCCACCGAGGTGCTGCCCGAGGAGGCGGTGACCGCACTGCTGCATGAGGGGTACAACGCCTTCGCGGTCGTCATCGGATCACGTGGCCGCGGGGACCTCGCGGGTCTGCTGCTCGGTTCGGTGAGTCTGGCGGTGGCGGCACGTGCCCACTGCCCGGTGATCGTCGTACGCGGGGACAAGGCTGCCCTGTCGGGTACCCACAAGCGGATCCTCCTGGGCGTCGGTGACCTCACGGCAGGCTCCAGCGCGGTGGGCTTCGCCTTCCGCGAGGCCGAGGCGCGCGGCTGCACCCTCGATGCCGTACACGCATGGCGCCGCCCCGCGCACGAGAGCGCCGAACAACGCCTGCGCGCCTCGGACGCGGCGAAGCTCCACGAGATGAGAGCCGCCACCTTGCTCGACGAGGCACTGGGCAGGGCTGCGGGCGACCACCCCGCCGTCCGGGTGAGCCGGGCCACCGTGGAGGGTCCGGCCCGCAAGGTGCTGCTCGAGCGTTCGGGCGACGCGGACCTTCTGATCGTGGGAGCCGAGCGCCGTCAGGGGCACTTCGGGCTCCAGCTGGGCCGACTGGCCCACACAGCGCTTCATCACGCCGCCTGCCCCGTTGCAGTCGTACCTCAGCGTGCGTGA